Proteins encoded together in one Oenanthe melanoleuca isolate GR-GAL-2019-014 chromosome 7, OMel1.0, whole genome shotgun sequence window:
- the LOC130255472 gene encoding sodium channel protein type 2 subunit alpha-like isoform X10: MARAMLVPPGPDSFFYFTEESLAAIEKRIADEKFHCHPEEPTDDAGHEENSPEPNNDLEAGKTLPFIYGDIPPGMVSEPLEDLDPYYINKKTFIVLDGAKTIHRFSATPALYLLSPFNITRRLAIKILVHSYPFQVVIMLTILANCVFMTWRNLPEWAKNVEYTFTGIYTFEFLVKVFARGFCINDFTCLRDPWNWLDFVVISFAYVTEFVDLGNVSALRTFRVLRVLKTVSVIPGLKTIVGALIQSVKKLSDVMILTVFCLSVFALIGLQLFMGNLKNKCLFWPSVNSTAFKKYVVPYFNGTEFDWTAYINEESHFYRPGGAKDFLLCGNSTDAGKCPEEFICVKAGKNPNYGYTSFDTFSWAFLSLFRLMTQDYWENLYQLTLRAVGKSYMIFFVVVIFLGSFYLINLILAVVAMAYEEQNQATIVEAEQREADIKLTLEQLRKQQEEAQVFSNKTAVEMTEYSCESGNAAPSDSSSDASKLSSKSAKERRNRRKKRRQRELSGEEDDMKDEKLPKSESDGSIKRKSFRFSFDGNRLTYGKPFTSPHQSSLSVHGSLFSPRPSSRTSLFSFIDDGREKGSENDFADDEHSMFEDTSSRRGSLFVPRRHGERRSSNISQASRSSRRLIAFPVNGKMHSSVDCNGVVSLSTTTEIETKNRRTSSYQIPMELLEDPDLRERAMSLADVITNRMEELEGSRKKCPPCWDKFAHTFLIWACCEPWLKVKSVVEFIVMDPFVDLAVTVCIVLNTLFMAMEHYPMTDQFAAVLTIGNLVFTGIFAAEMVLKIIAMHPFNYFQVGWNIFDSFIVTLSLVELFLSNVDGLSVLRSFRLLRVFKLAKSWPTLNMLIKIIGNSVGALGNLTLVLAIIVFIFAVVGMQLFGKRYKECVCKISSDCELPRWHMHDFFHSFLIVFRVLCGEWIETMWDCMEVADQAMCLIVFMMVMVIGNLVVLNLFLALLLSSFSSDNLTATDNDNEMNNLQIAVARIQKGIDHVKKKAGECVRKSCLGKQAAVNQRTATDQLRDERKYGISNCTTTELMIDANYGKNENGMATLIGGNDYASFINNPSLTVTVPIAVGESDFEHLNTEEFSSDSDLDESKEKVDFSSSSEGSTVNLAVFGEEKSETESEKASELQACFTEGCVQKFKCCKGNRDSTQGRIWWNLRKTCYKIVEHNWFESFIVFMILLSSGALAFEDIYIEKHKTVKILLDYADKIFTYVFILEMVLKWVAYGFQTYFTNAWCWLDFLIVDVSLVSLVATALGFSEFGAIKSLRTLRALRPLRALSRFEGMRVVVNALTGAIPSIMNVLLVCLTFWLIFSIMGVNLFAGKFYHCVNTTNDEMFTPQQVSNRSMCEDMSRSTGGVRWRNVKVNFDNVAIGYLSLLQVATFKGWMEIMYAAVDSTEAEKQPKYEDNLYMYLYFVAFIVFGSFFTLNLFIGVIIDNFNQQKKKLGGQDIFMTEEQKKYYNAMKKLGSKKPQKPIPRPVNKLQGLMFDIVTQQAFDITVMVLICLNMITMMIETDDQTELMQNILYWINLVFVVIFTGECVFKIFSLRYYYFTIGWNIFDFVVVILSIIGMFLAEVIEKYFVSPTLFRVVRLARIGRILRLIKGAKGIRTLLFALMMSLPALFNIGLLLFLVMFIYAIFGMSNFAYVKKEDGIDDMFNFETFGNSMICLFQITTSAGWNNLLNPILNSGEPDCNPNKTHPGSSVKGDCGNPSVGIFFFVSYIIISFLVVVNMYIAVILENFSVATEESAEPLGEDDFEMFYEVWEKYDPGATQFIEYSKLSDFAASLDPPLHIPKPNKVELIAMDLPVVSGDRIHCLDILFAFTKRVLGESGEMDALRIQMEDRFMASNPSKASYEPITTTLKRKQEEISATIIQRAYRRHLLRQSVKKLSFMYQKDGGDQLIKKDMIVGKLSENSSPEKMDMSASTTAPPSYDSVTKPEKEKYEDDKSEKEDKGKDRRGKKK, from the exons acatttatAGTACTGGATGGAGCGAAGACAATCCACAGGTTCAGTGCCACACCTGCCTTGTACCTTTTATCTCCTTTCAATATCACTAGAAGACTAGCTATTAAGATTTTGGTTCATTCATATCCTTTTCAAGTG GTCATTATGCTCACTATTTTGGCAAATTGTGTATTTATGACATGGAGGAATCTCCCAGAATGGGCGAAGAATGTAGA GTACACTTTCACTGGAATTTATACTTTTGAATTTCTAGTAAAAGTCTTTGCAAGAGGCTTCTGTATAAATGATTTTACTTGCCTTCGTGACCCCTGGAACTGGCTTGATTTTGTTGTCATTTCCTTTGC ATATGTGACAGAGTTTGTGGACCTGGGCAATGTCTCAGCGTTGAGAACATTCAGAGTTCTCCGAGTTTTGAAAACAGTGTCAGTCATTCCAG GCTTGAAGACTATTGTTGGAGCCTTAATTCAGTCAGTGAAGAAGCTCTCGGATGTGATGATCCTGACTGTGTTTTGCCTGAGCGTATTTGCGCTGATAGGGCTGCAGCTGTTTATGGGCAACTTGAAGAATAAATGCCTGTTCTGGCCATCAGTAAATtcaacagcttttaaaaaatacgTAGTTCCATACTTTAATGGTACAGAATTTGATTGGACAGCGTACATTAATGAAGAAA gtcATTTCTATCGTCCAGGAGGAGCAAaggattttttgctttgtggCAATAGCACAGATGCAGG TAAATGCCCAGAAGAGTTTATCTGTGTGAAAGCTGGTAAAAACCCTAACTATGGATATACTAGCTTTGACACATTCAGCTGGGCTTTCTTGTCACTGTTCCGACTGATGACACAGGACTATTGGGAAAATCTTTATCAGTTG ACACTACGAGCTGTTGGCAAATCATACATGATATTTTTTGTTGTGGTGATTTTTCTGGGTTCCTTCTATTTGATTAACTTGATTTTGGCTGTGGTGGCCATGGCCTATGAAGAGCAAAACCAGGCAACTATTGttgaagcagagcagagggaggcagaCATTAAGCTGACACTTGAACAACTGCGGAAGCAGCAAGAAGAAGCTCAGGTATTTTCTAACAAGA CTGCAGTAGAGATGACTGAGTACAGCTGTGAAAGTGGGAATGCTGCACCCTCAGATAGTTCTTCAGATGCATCCAAACTTAGCTCAAAAAGTgccaaagaaaggagaaatagaaggaagaaaagaaggcaGAGAGAGCTCTCTGGAGAAGAGGATGACATGAAGGATGAAAAGCTTCCAAAATCTGAATCAGATGGCAGTATCAAAAGGAAAAGTTTCCGTTTTTCTTTTGATGGGAACAGACTAACTTATGGGAAGCCATTTACATCACCTCACCAG TCTTCGCTGAGTGTTCATGGCTCCCTGTTTTCTCCCAGGCCTAGTAGCAGAACAAGTCTTTTCAGTTTTATAGACGATGGAAGAGAGAAAGGGTCTGAGAATGACTTTGCTGACGATGAGCACAGCATGTTTGAGGATACCTCGAGCAGAAGAGGCTCTCTGTTTGTGCCGCGCAGGCACGGCGAACGGCGCAGCAGTAACATTAGCCAGGCCAGTAGGTCATCCAGAAGGCTGATAGCCTTCCCAGTGAATGGGAAGATGCACAGCTCTGTGGATTGCAATGGAGTGGTTTCCTTG agcaCTAccacagaaatagaaacaaaaaacagacGTACAAGTTCGTATCAAATACCAATGGAGTTGCTGGAGGATCCTGATTTAAGGGAAAGGGCCATGAGTCTAGCTGATGTTATCACAAATAGAATGGAAG aacTTGAAGGATCCAGAAAAAAATGTCCACCTTGCTGGGATAAGTTTGCCCACACTTTCTTAATTTGGGCGTGTTGTGAGCCCTGGTTGAAAGTAAAGAGTGTAGTTGAATTCATTGTAATGGATCCATTTGTCGATCTGGCTGTCACTGTTTGCATAGTTTTAAACACACTATTTATGGCCATGGAACATTATCCAATGACTGATCAATTTGCTGCTGTACTTACAATAGGAAATCTG gtttttaCTGGAatttttgcagcagaaatggTTCTCAAGATAATTGCCATGCAtccttttaattatttccaAGTTGGCTGGAATATTTTTGATAGTTTTATAGTTACTCTTAGTTTGGTGGAACTCTTTTTGTCAAACGTGGATGGATTATCCGTTCTCCGATCATTCCGACTG ttgcGAGTTTTCAAATTGGCAAAATCTTGGCCAACCCTAAATATGCTGATTAAGATTATTGGCAACTCAGTGGGGGCTCTGGGGAACCTGACCCTGGTGCTGGCCATCATTGTGTTCATTTTCGCTGTGGTTGGGATGCAGCTGTTTGGGAAAAGGTACAAGGAATGTGTCTGCAAGATCTCCAGTGACTGTGAACTTCCTCGCTGGCACATGCACGACTTTTTCCACTCTTTCCTGATTGTATTCCGAGTGCTGTGTGGAGAATGGATAGAAACAATGTGGGACTGCATGGAGGTTGCAGACCAAGCCATGTGCCTTATTGTTTTCATGATGGTCATGGTGATTGGAAACCTAGTG gtaTTGAATCTTTTTCTGGCCTTGTTGCTGAGCTCGTTTAGTTCAGACAACCTTACTGCTACAGACAATGATAATGAAATGAACAACTTGCAGATTGCTGTTGCAAGAATTCAGAAGGGAATAGATcatgtgaagaaaaaagcagGTGAATGTGTCCGAAAGTCTTGTTTGGGAAAACAAGCTGCTGTAAATCAAAGAACAGCAACAGATCAGTTGCGTGATGAGAGAAAGTATGGCATTTCCAACTGTACCACCACTGAACTAATGATAGATGcaaattatggaaaaaatgaaaatggaatgGCCACTCTTATAGGTGGAAATGATTATGCATCATTCATAAACAACCCAAGCCTTACTGTTACAGTACCAATAGCTGTTGGAGAATCTGATTTTGAGCATCTGAATACAGAAGAGTTTAGCAGTGACTCAGATTTGGATGAAAGCAAGGAg aaggtAGATTTTTCCAGCTCGTCAGAAGGAAGTACAGTTAATTTAGCTGtctttggagaagaaaaaagtgaaactGAATCAGAAAAAGCATCAGAGCTACAGGCATGCTTTACAGAAG GCTGTGTACAGAAGTTTAAATGCTGTAAAGGCAATAGGGACAGCACACAAGGAAGAATCTGGTGGAATCTTCGGAAAACCTGTTACAAGATAGTAGAGCACAACTGGTTTGAATCATTCATTGTCTTCATGATTCTTCTCAGCAGTGGTGCTCTG GCTTTTGAAGATATATATATTGAAAAGCACAAGACTGTAAAAATCCTGCTGGACTATGCTGATAAAATCTTTACTTATGTCTTTATTCTGGAAATGGTGCTAAAATGGGTTGCCTATGGTTTTCAGACTTACTTCACTAATGCTTGGTGCTGGCTGGACTTCCTGATTGTCGAT GTCTCGTTGGTTAGCTTAGTAGCTACTGCTCTTGGTTTCTCAGAATTTGGTGCAATTAAATCCCTCCGAACATTAAGAGCTTTGAGACCTCTAAGAGCTTTGTCACGTTTTGAAGGCATGAgg GTGGTTGTGAATGCTCTTACTGGAGCAATCCCATCCATCATGAACGTACTTCTGGTTTGTCTTACATTCTGGCTAATTTTCAGCATCATGGGAGTAAATCTGTTTGCTGGCAAGTTCTATCACTGTGTTAACACCACAAATGATGAGATGTTCACACCACAGCAAGTCAGTAATAGAAGTATGTGTGAAGATATGAGCAGGAGTACTGGAGGTGTTCGGTGGAGAAATGTGAAAGTAAACTTTGATAATGTTGCAATTGGTTACCTTTCTCTGCTTCAAGTG GCAACCTTTAAAGGATGGATGGAAATTATGTACGCTGCAGTTGATTCTACAGAA GCAGAGAAACAGCCCAAGTATGAAGACAACCTGTACATGTACCTATACTTTGTGGCCTTTATAGTCTTTGGATCATTTTTCACCCTAAACTTATTCATTGGTGTCATCATAGATAACTtcaaccaacaaaaaaagaag CTTGGAGGTCAAGATATTTTCATgacagaagaacaaaagaaatactACAATGCAATGAAGAAGCTGGGATCCAAGAAACCACAAAAACCTATACCTCGGCCAGTG AACAAATTGCAAGGTCTGATGTTTGATATTGTAACACAGCAAGCATTTGACATCACTGTTATGGTTCTAATCTGTCTTAACATGATCACAATGATGATAGAAACAGATGACCAGACTGAACtgatgcaaaatattttgtattggATTAACTTGGTCTTTGTTGTCATTTTCACTGGTGAATGtgtcttcaaaatattttcactccGTTATTATTACTTCACCATTGGCTGgaatatttttgattttgtgGTTGTTATTCTTTCAATAATAG GTATGTTTCTAGCTGAGGTGATTGAGAAGTACTTTGTATCACCCACTTTGTTCAGAGTTGTTCGACTTGCCAGAATTGGTCGAATCCTGCGCCTCATTAAAGGCGCCAAGGGAATCCGCactctgctttttgctttgaTGATGTCTCTTCCTGCTTTGTTCAACAttgggctgctgctcttcctggtCATGTTCATCTACGCAATATTTGGCATGTCCAACTTTGCCTATGTCAAGAAAGAAGATGGGATTGATGACATGTTCAACTTTGAAACATTTGGCAACAGCATGATCTGCCTGTTTCAGATCACCACGTCCGCTGGCTGGAATAATTTGCTCAACCCAATTCTGAACAGTGGGGAGCCAGACTGTAACCCTAACAAAACTCATCCAGGGAGCTCTGTGAAAGGTGACTGTGGTAACCCTTCtgttgggattttcttttttgtcagcTACATTATCATATCCTTTCTGGTAGTGGTGAACATGTACATTGCTGTGATTTTGGAGAACTTCAGTGTTGCTACTGAAGAAAGCGCTGAACCCTTGGGCGAGGATGACTTTGAGATGTTCTACGAGGTTTGGGAAAAATATGATCCTGGTGCAACACAATTCATAGAATACAGCAAACTGTCTGATTTTGCAGCTTCTCTAGATCCTCCTCTTCATataccaaaaccaaacaaagtcGAGCTTATTGCAATGGATCTACCTGTGGTGAGCGGTGACAGAATTCACTGCCTTGACATCTTGTTTGCTTTCACAAAGCGTGTGTTAGGGGAAAGTGGGGAGATGGACGCTCTCAGAATACAGATGGAAGATCGGTTTATGGCATCCAACCCTTCTAAAGCTTCCTATGAACCAATTACAACCACACTGAAACGAAAGCAGGAGGAAATTTCTGCCACTATCATTCAGCGTGCTTACAGACGTCATCTTCTAAGACAGTCGGTAAAGAAACTTTCATTTATGTATCAGAAAGATGGGGGTGATCAGCTTATCAAAAAAGATATGATTGTTGGTAAGCTGAGTGAAAACTCATCTCCAGAGAAAATGGATATGTCTGCATCCACCACAGCTCCGCCTTCCTATGATAGTGTCACgaaaccagaaaaagaaaaatatgaagatgACAAAtcagaaaaggaagacaaaggaaaagacagaagaggaaagaaaaagtaa